In the genome of Rhodoplanes sp. Z2-YC6860, one region contains:
- a CDS encoding WD40/YVTN/BNR-like repeat-containing protein translates to MILLSNGGTNIQRAGTPSDTILVGTVDGVALLGKTERGWAVKHRALQGVFVSGVTALDDGTLFASTRGVGVARSTDGGAKWNWINEGLAHHEFWSCRAGKLQGRDVVFAGALPAHLYVSEDKGDSWREMKALRDAKTVTKWTFPPPPRIGHIKDIVLDGDRLWVGVEIGSLQVSNDFGQSFTELPVDPNPQECDIHRILVHPARPNRIIIANGIVGMMASEDGGKSFQRMKMPAEANYPDAIVIHPDEPDLLFMSAGVGWPVHWYELGRARGKIFKSKDAGKTWERLLGGLPNGQRALFSGLTIEARRDGYSLYAADTDGQVFESLDGGSTWTIIADVPPVSKADFYKGLVRDRVKLANVDDIVANPTATQRWQEAGKAI, encoded by the coding sequence ATGATTCTATTGTCGAACGGGGGCACCAACATCCAGCGGGCCGGGACGCCTTCGGACACGATCCTGGTCGGCACCGTCGACGGCGTCGCGCTGCTCGGCAAAACCGAGCGTGGCTGGGCCGTGAAGCATCGCGCGCTGCAAGGCGTGTTCGTCAGCGGCGTCACGGCGCTCGATGACGGCACGCTGTTCGCATCGACGCGCGGCGTCGGCGTCGCGCGCAGCACCGACGGCGGCGCGAAATGGAATTGGATCAACGAGGGCCTCGCCCATCACGAATTCTGGTCCTGCCGCGCCGGCAAGCTGCAGGGCCGCGACGTGGTGTTCGCCGGTGCGCTGCCGGCGCATCTCTATGTCAGCGAGGACAAGGGCGACAGCTGGCGCGAGATGAAGGCACTTCGTGATGCCAAGACGGTGACGAAGTGGACCTTCCCGCCGCCGCCGCGCATCGGTCACATCAAGGACATCGTGCTCGACGGCGACCGGCTCTGGGTCGGCGTCGAGATCGGCTCGCTGCAGGTCTCCAACGACTTCGGCCAGAGCTTCACCGAGCTGCCGGTCGATCCAAATCCGCAGGAGTGCGACATTCATCGCATCCTGGTTCATCCGGCGCGGCCTAATCGCATTATCATCGCCAACGGCATCGTCGGCATGATGGCCAGCGAGGACGGCGGCAAGAGCTTCCAGCGCATGAAGATGCCAGCGGAGGCCAACTATCCCGACGCGATCGTCATCCATCCGGACGAGCCGGATCTGCTGTTCATGTCGGCGGGCGTCGGCTGGCCGGTGCACTGGTACGAGCTCGGCCGCGCGCGCGGCAAGATCTTCAAGAGCAAGGATGCCGGCAAGACCTGGGAGCGGTTGCTCGGCGGATTGCCGAACGGCCAGCGTGCGCTGTTCTCAGGCCTCACCATCGAGGCGCGCCGGGACGGCTATTCGCTTTATGCGGCCGACACCGACGGCCAGGTGTTCGAAAGTCTCGACGGCGGCAGCACCTGGACGATCATCGCCGACGTGCCGCCGGTGTCGAAGGCCGACTTCTACAAAGGATTGGTTCGCGACCGCGTGAAGCTCGCCAACGTCGACGACATCGTCGCCAATCCGACCGCGACCCAGCGCTGGCAGGAGGCCGGTAAGGCGATCTAG
- a CDS encoding MBL fold metallo-hydrolase, with protein sequence MLFSGCNCIPDASSLGVLCSGGAGFVSAMMAALAGAARTAEAQPLGRNVPTVDRLAVRIVTDNVVIQFVPNEKRGDLTIERKSGNTRPDAPPYAALNAEWGLAMHAESQMGGETRNVLVDFGYTAETLNNNMSILKIDPSAFDAMVLSHGHYDHFGGMVGFLEATKGKLKGKLPFYVGGEDAFCLRQNAGGNFGALDRRAIMDADLALMLSEGPALVADHAFTTGRIGQTSFEKPLLPTREIVGIFDGFGCYPEKMPAAKNIGQYIPDDFDHEIATVYNVKGKGLVVLTSCSHRGVINAIYQAQKVSGIDKVHAVIGGFHIVPPLGDDYIRDTIKAFQDIDPDHLIPAHCTGDRFYDLARQAMGEKVVHSAVGTRFIFEA encoded by the coding sequence ATGTTGTTCAGCGGCTGCAACTGCATCCCGGATGCGTCCTCGCTCGGCGTGCTCTGCTCGGGCGGCGCGGGTTTCGTCTCCGCGATGATGGCAGCACTGGCGGGCGCCGCGCGCACCGCGGAGGCCCAGCCGCTCGGCCGCAACGTACCCACAGTGGACCGCCTGGCGGTGCGGATCGTCACCGACAATGTCGTGATCCAGTTCGTGCCCAACGAGAAGCGCGGCGATCTCACCATCGAGCGCAAAAGCGGCAACACACGCCCCGACGCTCCGCCTTACGCGGCACTGAATGCCGAATGGGGCCTTGCCATGCATGCGGAATCGCAAATGGGCGGCGAGACGCGCAACGTGCTGGTCGATTTCGGCTACACCGCCGAGACGCTCAACAACAACATGTCGATCCTGAAGATCGATCCGTCAGCCTTCGACGCCATGGTGCTGAGCCACGGCCATTACGACCACTTCGGCGGCATGGTCGGATTTCTCGAAGCCACCAAGGGCAAGCTCAAAGGCAAGCTGCCGTTCTACGTCGGCGGCGAGGATGCGTTCTGCCTGCGCCAGAACGCCGGCGGCAATTTCGGCGCGCTCGACCGCCGGGCGATCATGGATGCCGACCTGGCACTGATGCTGTCGGAGGGGCCGGCGCTGGTCGCCGACCACGCCTTCACCACCGGCCGGATCGGCCAGACCTCGTTCGAGAAGCCGCTGCTGCCGACCCGGGAGATCGTCGGCATTTTCGACGGCTTCGGCTGCTATCCGGAGAAGATGCCGGCGGCGAAGAACATCGGCCAGTACATTCCTGATGATTTCGACCACGAGATCGCGACTGTCTACAACGTCAAAGGCAAGGGACTGGTGGTGCTGACCTCATGCAGCCATCGCGGCGTGATCAACGCGATTTACCAAGCTCAGAAGGTCTCTGGCATCGACAAGGTCCATGCCGTGATCGGCGGCTTCCACATCGTGCCGCCGCTCGGCGACGATTACATCCGCGACACCATCAAGGCGTTCCAGGACATCGATCCCGACCATCTCATTCCGGCGCATTGCACCGGCGACCGGTTCTACGACCTCGCGCGGCAGGCGATGGGTGAGAAGGTCGTGCACTCAGCGGTCGGCACGCGGTTCATCTTCGAGGCCTAG
- a CDS encoding glycosyltransferase family 61 protein, translating to MIFDAFDPAQIQSSNSFLSCNPAYLYEDGGYYDRETPLSNLQDVYSRLGGSIKVVAQLSSAHEACRPMPAHIAGPDKKFIEKTISHYQQLNENRRRLAPSMLVEINNAVIWNNCLFVVCGGELLRLYEMHREHDRAEMASDHLGAALAAVRNSVVIHPDSNVLFSGSIGSFSYGHWLVDDFCRLAAIPHLTTSIAPMSVVMSETGAHIDAIRKEGVLAAGHGRTLGEILFVDKNEAHFFPRLFYVTPATYHPFLKHPQSLRASAEICHRAFAPGASHRNSKRLFINRDVAYRRQLINAVEVKALLHAHGYQELFPETMTLREQWEAFSFATHVIGIMGAAMTNTLFSGPGKKLLYLAPDGWIESFYWNLAAMLGQPYSVIYGEPIGESQHHHMSSFRVDLALLSDWLDATH from the coding sequence ATGATCTTTGACGCGTTCGATCCTGCACAGATTCAAAGTTCAAATTCCTTTCTATCGTGCAACCCTGCGTACCTTTATGAAGATGGGGGCTATTACGACAGAGAGACTCCACTCTCGAACTTGCAAGACGTGTATTCGCGTCTCGGGGGATCGATCAAAGTTGTTGCTCAGCTTTCGAGCGCTCACGAAGCGTGCCGGCCAATGCCGGCCCATATCGCCGGACCGGATAAGAAATTTATCGAGAAGACTATTTCCCATTATCAACAGTTGAATGAAAATCGCCGGCGGCTCGCGCCGTCCATGTTGGTCGAGATCAACAACGCGGTCATTTGGAACAATTGCCTATTCGTCGTTTGCGGCGGTGAACTTCTTCGTCTTTATGAAATGCATCGCGAGCACGATCGTGCAGAGATGGCTTCCGATCATCTGGGCGCTGCCTTGGCTGCAGTCAGGAACAGCGTGGTGATCCATCCCGATTCCAACGTTCTCTTCTCGGGATCGATCGGTTCGTTCAGCTACGGTCACTGGTTGGTGGACGATTTTTGCAGGCTGGCGGCCATTCCGCATCTCACCACTTCGATCGCCCCCATGTCTGTCGTCATGTCGGAAACGGGGGCTCATATTGACGCAATCAGGAAGGAGGGCGTGCTGGCCGCTGGCCATGGGAGAACGCTGGGGGAAATCCTGTTTGTCGACAAAAACGAAGCCCACTTCTTCCCGCGTCTATTCTACGTCACGCCTGCGACTTATCATCCGTTTCTGAAACACCCTCAGTCGCTCAGAGCGAGCGCGGAAATCTGTCACCGGGCCTTTGCTCCTGGAGCATCGCACAGGAACTCGAAGCGGCTGTTTATAAATCGGGATGTGGCATACCGGCGTCAGCTTATCAATGCCGTTGAAGTCAAGGCGTTGCTTCACGCGCATGGCTATCAGGAGCTGTTTCCGGAAACGATGACGCTGCGTGAACAATGGGAGGCGTTCAGCTTTGCCACTCATGTCATCGGTATCATGGGGGCGGCCATGACGAACACTTTGTTCAGCGGTCCGGGCAAGAAGCTGCTCTATCTCGCACCTGATGGCTGGATTGAATCGTTCTACTGGAATTTGGCCGCCATGCTCGGGCAGCCGTACTCGGTCATTTACGGGGAGCCCATTGGAGAGTCACAACATCATCACATGAGTTCATTTCGCGTCGATTTGGCTCTGTTGTCGGATTGGTTGGACGCTACGCATTAG
- a CDS encoding substrate-binding domain-containing protein, translating into MAGAMLAAAPAHADIFTLQGSTTLSSRLMIPQKKAIEAASGHKLVLVPNKSSLGLQALFEGTAQFAMISGPLDTEVQTLQTVLPNAPFDRLKVFQIARVQMAFAVHPDNPLRTITRDKLRSILQGKIKTWREVGGSDLPIQLVMVREGGGVQASVENTLLEGGKIDAGDAIHVQISSQVVKIVLQVPGALGLAQAGIVRRAEAPELALDEPIEQRLSLVVLGEPTPEMKSVIDATSDVAAKVLE; encoded by the coding sequence TTGGCTGGCGCCATGTTGGCGGCGGCGCCGGCGCATGCCGACATCTTCACTCTGCAGGGGTCAACGACGCTCAGCAGTCGGTTAATGATTCCTCAGAAAAAGGCCATCGAAGCGGCGTCCGGGCACAAACTCGTTCTCGTCCCTAACAAGTCCAGTCTTGGCTTGCAGGCGCTGTTCGAAGGCACGGCCCAGTTCGCCATGATCTCGGGTCCGCTTGATACCGAGGTTCAGACACTTCAGACCGTGCTTCCAAACGCGCCATTTGACCGTCTGAAAGTATTCCAGATTGCCCGAGTCCAAATGGCCTTTGCGGTTCATCCGGACAATCCGCTGCGGACGATCACCCGAGACAAGCTCCGCTCCATTCTGCAGGGAAAGATCAAAACCTGGCGCGAAGTCGGCGGAAGCGACTTGCCGATTCAGCTGGTGATGGTTCGTGAGGGCGGCGGCGTGCAAGCGTCGGTCGAGAATACGCTGCTCGAAGGCGGCAAGATCGACGCGGGAGACGCCATCCATGTCCAGATCAGTTCGCAAGTGGTCAAGATTGTCCTCCAGGTGCCGGGAGCCTTGGGCTTGGCACAGGCCGGCATTGTGAGACGTGCGGAGGCTCCGGAACTGGCGCTGGATGAGCCGATCGAACAGAGGCTCAGCCTGGTGGTGCTGGGCGAGCCTACGCCCGAGATGAAGAGCGTGATCGACGCGACGTCCGACGTGGCCGCGAAAGTGCTCGAATGA
- a CDS encoding putative bifunctional diguanylate cyclase/phosphodiesterase, whose product MNWLFKNPGGTGRRVGIAFKLYCVAALSALAVAALSGSAFHFARITEAAALSVSQRGFPGLERSTRLQTLLEQYRRIVETAPAEVDRGRLRASEQARRERSAQLADLTNELLASETDAGSKSIEAELSQKLPALTAAGEKVMFYAYNFAQDQALESAARHAATADEFQHLIDRFREQQMKLADATLATLLKSAQFMIVWIVLAAIAALVLIGPLGLTITHGVLSRLGRITSFMMRLAHEERIEEVPSRSDCDEVGNMARAVEVFKKHAVELSQSKVQLQTVIDQFDVALNNMTHGLCMFDANQRLTVCNARYAEMFGLPERLARPGTHWNDILEYRRQITGTAYVSNHPDVLDNNAEFEELADGRIIAVSRQPMRDGGWVAVYEDETDRRRADARVAYMASHDQLTELPNRVRFREQLDALLRERKAFALHCIDLDGFKAVNDSLGHPIGDRLLKSIGARLRQCAGPGDLVARLGGDEFAVIQLTCKAPDDAATLARQLTETISAAYVIDEHQIDIGASNGIVLAPKDGQDADLLLQNADIALYAAKASGRGCWQFFDAGMREHLETRRLLELELRLAIAKGELHLHYQPVIDNKGAIVSVEALARWQNPRLGDVPPSQFIAIAEEAGLISELGAWVVRTACATAAKWPEKIRLAVNLSPAQFRTGNLVEMIVSALAGSGLSAERLELEITETVLLEESAKTLATLHQLRQLGVRILLDDFGTGYSSLSYLRRFPFDKLKIDRSFVDGLSASANGAQTKIEDSLAIVQAIIVLGKRLKIGVVAEGVETAEQLQILRREGCDEFQGYYLSKPQPAGELNLTEFSKAAQSQLAA is encoded by the coding sequence ATGAATTGGCTGTTCAAGAATCCGGGCGGAACTGGGCGGCGCGTCGGAATCGCATTCAAACTCTATTGCGTCGCCGCGCTTTCCGCACTCGCTGTGGCTGCACTGTCCGGCTCCGCTTTCCATTTCGCTCGCATCACCGAGGCGGCGGCTCTGAGCGTCTCGCAACGCGGCTTCCCGGGTCTTGAACGCTCGACGCGGTTGCAGACTCTGCTGGAGCAATACCGCCGTATCGTCGAGACGGCACCCGCGGAGGTCGATCGCGGACGGCTGCGCGCCAGCGAGCAGGCCAGACGCGAACGCAGCGCGCAACTCGCCGATCTCACGAACGAGCTCCTCGCCTCTGAAACCGATGCCGGCTCGAAATCCATCGAGGCCGAATTGTCGCAAAAGCTGCCGGCGCTCACGGCCGCCGGCGAGAAGGTGATGTTCTACGCCTATAACTTCGCTCAGGACCAGGCGCTGGAGTCGGCCGCCCGGCACGCTGCGACGGCAGACGAATTTCAGCATCTGATTGATCGATTTCGCGAGCAGCAGATGAAGCTTGCGGATGCCACCCTGGCGACTCTGCTTAAAAGTGCGCAGTTCATGATCGTCTGGATCGTGTTGGCTGCGATTGCCGCCCTGGTCCTGATCGGTCCGCTCGGCCTGACGATCACCCACGGCGTGCTATCGCGCCTCGGACGGATTACGAGCTTCATGATGCGCCTGGCGCACGAAGAACGAATCGAAGAGGTGCCGTCGCGGTCGGATTGCGACGAAGTGGGGAATATGGCGCGGGCCGTCGAAGTGTTCAAAAAGCACGCGGTGGAGCTGTCCCAGAGCAAGGTCCAGCTGCAAACCGTCATCGATCAGTTCGATGTGGCGCTGAACAATATGACGCATGGTCTCTGCATGTTCGACGCCAATCAGCGCCTGACCGTCTGCAATGCGCGATACGCCGAAATGTTTGGCCTGCCCGAACGGCTCGCGAGGCCGGGGACACACTGGAACGACATCCTCGAATATCGCCGGCAGATAACCGGTACAGCGTATGTGTCGAACCACCCCGACGTCCTCGACAACAATGCCGAGTTCGAGGAATTGGCAGACGGGCGGATCATCGCGGTCTCCCGTCAGCCCATGCGCGATGGCGGCTGGGTCGCTGTGTATGAAGATGAAACCGATCGGCGCCGGGCTGACGCCCGGGTGGCCTATATGGCGAGCCACGACCAGCTCACCGAGTTGCCGAATCGCGTTCGATTCCGCGAGCAGTTGGATGCACTGCTCCGCGAACGCAAGGCCTTCGCGCTGCACTGTATCGATCTTGATGGCTTCAAGGCGGTGAACGATTCGCTCGGGCATCCGATCGGCGATCGTTTGCTCAAGAGCATCGGTGCGCGCCTGCGCCAATGTGCAGGCCCCGGCGACCTGGTTGCGCGTCTGGGCGGCGACGAATTCGCGGTCATTCAACTGACCTGCAAGGCCCCCGACGACGCCGCGACGCTGGCGCGGCAGCTGACGGAGACGATCAGTGCGGCCTACGTGATCGACGAGCACCAGATCGATATCGGGGCAAGCAACGGCATCGTCCTGGCGCCGAAAGATGGCCAGGACGCGGACCTGCTGCTTCAGAATGCCGACATCGCGTTGTACGCCGCAAAAGCCAGCGGCCGTGGCTGCTGGCAGTTCTTCGACGCCGGGATGCGTGAGCACCTCGAAACAAGAAGGCTGCTGGAGCTTGAATTGCGCCTGGCCATCGCCAAGGGCGAACTGCATCTGCACTATCAGCCGGTGATCGACAACAAGGGCGCGATCGTGAGCGTCGAGGCGCTCGCCCGCTGGCAGAACCCACGACTGGGCGACGTCCCGCCGAGCCAATTCATTGCGATCGCGGAGGAAGCGGGTCTGATTTCGGAGCTTGGTGCGTGGGTGGTCCGAACCGCTTGCGCGACTGCAGCGAAATGGCCCGAAAAGATCCGTCTGGCCGTCAACCTTTCGCCGGCTCAATTTCGAACGGGCAATCTGGTGGAGATGATCGTCAGCGCATTGGCGGGTTCGGGACTGAGCGCCGAACGCCTGGAGCTCGAGATCACCGAGACCGTGCTGCTCGAGGAAAGCGCCAAGACCTTGGCCACCTTGCATCAGCTCCGGCAACTTGGAGTCCGGATCCTGCTCGACGATTTCGGGACCGGCTATTCCTCTCTCAGCTATCTGAGACGCTTTCCGTTCGACAAACTCAAGATCGATCGTTCGTTCGTCGATGGGCTCAGCGCGTCGGCGAACGGAGCGCAAACCAAGATTGAGGACTCGCTCGCAATCGTTCAGGCCATCATTGTGCTCGGCAAGAGACTCAAAATCGGAGTCGTTGCCGAAGGCGTGGAAACGGCCGAACAGTTGCAGATCCTGCGGCGGGAGGGCTGCGACGAGTTCCAAGGCTACTATCTCAGCAAGCCGCAGCCGGCCGGCGAACTGAACCTGACTGAATTCAGCAAGGCTGCTCAATCCCAGCTGGCTGCGTAG